GTGATGCAGACCGCGGTAATCGGTGGAGCCGATATACATGCCCGGGCGCTTGCGAACGGCCTCGCGACCGCCGAGAACCTGGATGTCTTCAGCCGTATAAGATGCCGCTTTTTCAGCGTCGGTGTCGTCTAAATGATTGTTTTCCATCATCACTGCCTTAAAGGGATTTTAATAAAGAAAAGGCCGCCATCGAAACGATCGGCGGCGTAACTCTGCGTTCGAATTTCATGCGCTTCTAGCTGTTGAATTATACCATTTTAAAGGGGAGGGAGGCAAAGTTTAGATTGTCAGCAGTCAGCTGTCAGCGATCAATTTGGAACGAAGGTTTCCAACCGCAGATTGCTTCGTCGTTTCGCTCCTCGCAACGACATTGCCGTCGCTTCGGACTCGGCGAGGATGTATTGGAGGAAAGTGTTACCATGCCATGCGATAAATACGCTCGATGTCTTCCTGCTCGAGAGGAGTCGGATTGTTCTTAATCCATGGTGAGGACACCTTAGCAAGGCGCGCAAGGTCCGAAAATCTATCTTTAGATACGCCGAGGTTTTCTAATCGAAGACGCATGCCAATGTTTTTCAGCCAATCTTCAACGGCTTTCTGTCCATCGCTTGCGCCAAAAACCCGCTCGCCAAGCAGGCAAATTCGATCGGCTCTCTCGCGAGACAGATCGGCAAGCCAGGCCGGAAGGAGGGCTACCAACCCTTCACCGTGGGGGATGTCATATAAGCCGGAAAGAGGGTGTTCAATGCCGTGGAGAGTCATGGAACCATCGCCGCCGCCAAGACTGGCGAAAGAGGAACAGGCCATGGTGGAAGCCCAGGCCAGGGCGCGGCGGGCCTCCCTGTTGCGCAGGTCGGCTTTTACGATCGGGAGATATTTGACAACGGTCCGGAGCATCGCCTCGCGCCAGCCGTCGTTCAGGGGTTCGGGGTGGGAGGCAGTTATGTAAGGCTCGACGGCATGGCAGAAGATGTCGACGCCGCCAGCCAGGGTCGGCGCCAGGGGGAGTGATGAAGTGAGTTCCGGATCAACAATAGCGATTTTAGGTAGCAATGAAGAGCGCGATACGACGCTTTTTTGATGGGTAGTCCAATTGGTGATGACGGCGGCAGAGTTGACTTCAGAACCGGAGGCGGAAACAGTCGGCACCATGATCAATGAAGGTACTTTGCCGGGCGGGTTATCACGGGTGGTGATGTAATGCCAGATGGACTTATCGCCAGCCGAGGCGAGGGCAACACCCTTTGATGCGTCCATGGCGGAGCCGCCGCCCAGGGCAATGACAACATCGATTTTTTCGCCGCGGGCAATCGCCGCTCCCTGATCGATGGTGGAGGCGCGGGGATTGGGTTCGACTTTGTCGAAGAGGATGACCTCTAAACCGGCACTCTCGAGCATGTCGGCGGCCTTATCCAAAAGACCGAGCCTACGCATCGTTTTCTGGCCTGACACTATCATGGCACGACGGCCAAATTTGGCCGCTTCATCGCCCAGGCGGGCGAAGGTCCCCTCGCCGAAGATGAGACGGGTAGGGAGATTAAATTCGGTGACAGACATTAAACTTACCTTTCCGTGGCTAATTCTCTTTCAATTAATGCGATCGCGATATTGAATGCCTTGATCCTTCTTACCGCCAACGTGTATTGGGAAGAACCTTCCTTGAAGTTTGGCTGAATTTTCTCAATCTGACGAATTATCAATGGTAAAGTTCGGAGAGCTTCTTCTAAATCTTCTCTGGGATAATTTTCGGTGATATCCTGCTTCGGCATTCTGGCTATTAGTGATGACGACAATCGAAGGACTTTGAGCCTTTGAGAAACCATCGTTAATTGAGGGGTGCGGGGAGGCTGTTTTTGGGAAAGTGTTGCCTGAACTTTCTCGCTTTTACGAATCGCTGAAAACAGCGCCTTTTGGGCTGATTCCAATTCGGTTTTCGTGAATGCACTCATTCTCGTCATTTACACTGCACGGGCACTATATACCGTGCCCCTGCGGCTGGTTGCGGTCCTTGAGCCACTGGCGCTTCTGGGAAAGGCGAACCGCTTCATCGGTCGGCTTGTAGTCCGAAAGGAAGGTGCGGGAAAAGTCAGCGTAGCGCTCTTCGAGGATAGCCTGGCGGATATTGGCCATCAGTTTGTTCATGAAAAAAAGGTTGTGTATCGTGGCGAGGCGGTAGGCCAGTAATTCCTTGGTTCGGAAAAGGTGATGAATATAGCCGGCAGAAAAATTACAGCAGGTGTAGCAGCTGCAATCTATTTCGATGGGGTTTCTTTCGCCTTCATAGCGGGCGTTGGCGATATCGATGCGGCCGGCCCGGGTGAACAATGCGCCGTTTCTGGCGACGCGGGTCGGTAGGGCGGAATCGAACATGTCAATGCCTACCTCGACCCCGCGAACAATATCCTCCGGGGAACCAACGCCCATCAGGTAGCGGGGTTTGTCAACCGGCAGGACATCGCTAGTGGCGGCGGTGATCTCGACCGTCTGGTCCTTGCTCTCGCCGATGGCCAGGCCACCGATGGCGTAGCCCGGGAAGTCGGCATCGATCAAGCCTTCTGCGGAACGGCGGCGGAGATCGGCGTGGAGTCCACCCTGCACAATTGGGAATAATGCCTGGTCGGGACGAGTCTTGGCGGTTTTACAACGGCCTGCCCAAGCCTGGGTGCGTTTCACGGCGGATTCGATGACCTCGCGGGAGGCTTCCACGGGAGGGCACTCGTCGAGGGCCATGATGATATCGGCGCCGAAAATCTCCTGATACTTAATAGCCAGTTCCGGGCTGAAGAAGTGCTCCGAGCCATCGAGATGAGAGCGGAAAGTAACACCTTCATCTGACATTTTCCGGAGAGGTGACAGTGAAAACACCTGGTAGCCCCCGGAATCGGTCAACAGGGCTCCGTCCCAGCCCATGAACTTATGGACCCCGCCATAACGAGCAATGACATCGGTGCCGGGGCGGAGGTAAAGGTGGTAGTTGTTAGCCAAGATCAGTTGATACCCGAGGTCTTTGATCTCGTCGGGCGTGAGCGTTTTAACCGTCGCCTGGGAGCCCACCGGCATGAAACAGGGGGTTTCGACGGCGGCGTGGGGAGTCGTCAGGATCCCGGCGCGGGCGGCGCCAGATTTTTCGAGCAGGAAAGAAAATTCAGTCATTAATGCATCCTATCAAGAAGCAGGATTTTCAACAATCCAAGATGATAATTTCTTAAAAAAGGTTTATCAGGTAGCGTCGAAGCACATAGTGAATTATCGAAAGCAGTCCTGCGAAAAGAAGGACGAACAAAATGGGCGCCCAACTCAATCCAGCTAAGAGAAGACCGATGGAGGTAGCGGCGGCAGGGGGATGCTCCGTATTGGTAACAGCCATGAGAAACATTGAAAGAGCAATGGCGCAGGCAAATGTCAAGGCCAGTAGCACCGTCGATTCATTAATATTGACTGAAAGACTGTCGACGAACAATAAATGGGAGACAGTGCCTGAAATTAAACCGACGGTATGGCCGCCGATAAGACGCCGGGGGCGAGCGGTCATGGTGTGGGGCATCGAGAAAACGATAAAGGTGCTAGCACCCAAGGCCGCTACGATAACCACCTGCGTAACTTTTTCGACAAAGAGAAGAACGACGAAAAAGGTAGCCAGGGCTAAGATGCTCTGGACGATGTAAGCCCAGGGGTTCTTTTTAAAATGCGGATCAAGGATTTCCATATATCAGACACCAGATGCGGGCCGGTTTTCGTCCAGGAAATCCTGGAGGATGACGGCCGCGGCCACCGCGTCATCGCGCTCTTTGAAAAAAGTCTTTTTCTTCTTGCGGTTGGCTTTCATGATCTCCTGGGCGTCGGCGGTGGAGAACCGCTCGTCCTGGAAAAGTACCGGAACATCGGTCATGGAAGCGATCCGGCCGGCAAAATGCTGAACGTGCTCGGCCTGGGAGCCTATATGGCCGGTGAGGAGGCGAGGCAATCCGATCACGACCTTGCCGGCGCGATATTCATTGACCAGTTTGGCCACTGTCTCGGCGTCGGAAACTTCGTCGCGTCGTTCCAGAACGACCAGAGGCCGGGCGATAATGCCCATCGGATCGGAAAGGGCTACTCCGAGCCATTTGTCGCCGACGTCAAGACCTATAATGCGTTCAAGCATGGGAGGAGAATTCTACCAACAAACCAATACTAACATTATACAGATTTCAAATCGCCCCAGCCCCGAGCTCGGCATGCCATGCCCCTGAAAAAGGGGACGCCCCTCACCTTCAGTTCCTCTCCCACTCGGGGAAAGAGGAAAATCGGAGGGATTATTTGATGAATTCGTTGACTGCGTCCAGCGCGGCGGCGAGTTTGGTCGCATCCCGGCCGCCACCCTGGGCAAGATTGGGACGGCCTCCACCACCGCCGCCGGCGATTTCCGACAGTCTCTTGATGATGCTGCCGGCATGGTAGCCCACCGAAACCAGTTCCGGCGCCACAACGCAAAGGAACACAGGTTTATCGGAGTAAGTCGAACCCAGTACGATCAACGCGGGCGCCAGCCTATCACGCAGGATATCAGCCATATCGCGCAATGTATCGATGTCGGCCTCACCGACGGCGGCCACCAGGAGTTTGCCGCCCTTGATAGGCCTGGCGGCCGACAATAGGGATAAGGCATCTTTTCTTGCCAGCTCCTTTTTGAAAACGTCGACCTGGCTCTTACCATTTTCGATCTCGGTCTGGAGGTCCCGTGTCTTGTCGTTCAGCAGCTTGACCTGTTGGCGCACAAAGGCTTCGGCGCCGCGGCCGGTAACGGCCTCTATGCGGCGGAGTCCCGCGCCGACCGACGATTCGGCCACAATCTTAAAGAAACCAATCTCGCCTGTGGTCTTGATATGGGTGCCGCCGCAGAGTTCGGCCGATAACTGCTGATCAGCGCCGATGGATAAAACCCGCACCGTCTCGCCGTATTTTTCACCGAAGAGGGCGGTAACGCCGGTTTTAAGGGCCTGCTGATAACTGGTTTCCACGGCCGCTACTGGGTGATTTTCACGAATATGTTCATTAATAATGTCCTCGACGCTAGCTATCTCCTCCGCGGAAACGGCCTTCAAGTGCGAGAAGTCGAAGCGCAGCCTGTCAGGGTCTACCACAGAGCCCCTTTGTTGAACGTGTTGACCCAAAACCTCTCGCAGCGCGGCCTGGAGGAGGTGGGTCGCAGTATGGTTACGGGCGATATCGTAACGACGCGGCACATCGACTCTGGCAAGCGCCTCGTCACCGATCTTGATCTCGCCCCGGCTGAGGTAACCCTGGTGCAGGACCACGCCGGGGGAGAGAGCGACGGTATTGGTGACGATGAACGAACTTTCGCCTGAAGTGATCTCGCCGATATCGCCGACCTGGCCGCCCATCTCGGCGTAAAAGGCGGTCTTGTCCAGGATCAAGCCGCCTTCCTCACCTTCCCGGATGACATCGGCGCTGGAGTTGTTTTTCAAGATACCGTCAACGGTGGCATACTGCGACAGGGTGTCGTAGCCAGTGAAACAGGTGGTGCTGAACGAATGGCGGGCGTGCGCCTCCTTACTCAATTCGAACTTGTGCGAAGCGCGCGCTTTCTCTTTCTGTTGGGACATTTCATAGTTGAAGCCTTCAGCGTCAACTTCAAAACCAGCCGCGGAGGATATCTCCGAGGTGAGATCGAGCGGGAACCCGTAGGTATCATAAAGTTTGAAAGCCTGTTCGCCGGTGATCTTGCGGCGCAGCAACGCTGCCTCCGAGACCATCATTTCTTCAAGAAGGCGCATGCCGGTAATTAGGGTTTCGGCGAAACGAGACTCCTCCCGGGCAACAAGCTCGGTGATAAAGTTGCGGCGGGCTGCCAGTTCAGGGTAGACCGGGCTCATGCGCTCGATAACGGTCTCGACGAGGGGCACCATGAAGGGCTTGTCCAAGCCAAGGTTGCGGCCGAACAGGGCGGTTCTGCGGAGCAGCCGCCTCAGCACGTAGCCGCGGCCTTCATTCGACGGAATGACGCCGTCGGCGATCAGGAAGGTTATGCTGCGGGAATGCTCGGCCACTATGCGCATGGCGCGGTCGATCTCCGGGCTGGAACCATATTTTTTACCCGAAACCGTTGCCACTTTATCGAGCAGGTAATCGAACCGGTCGGTCTGATAGACTCCGGATTTGCCTTGCATGATGGTGGTCAGGCGCTCAAGGCCCATTCCTGTATCGATGCTGGGATTTTTAAGCGGAATCCGGCTCCCCGATTTGTCCTGGTCGAACTGGACGAACACCAGGTTCCAGATCTCGCAGAAGCGGCCGCATTTGCAGGCGGGGCCGCAATCAGGCTGGCGGCAGCCGACGCCCTCACCGAAGTCGTAATGAATCTCGGAACAAGGGCCGCAAGGACCGGAATCCCCCGCCGGACCCCAGAAGTTGTCTTTCTCGCCGAGGCGAACGATCCTGTTGTCCTGCACTCCCTTTGCTTGCCAGAATTTCACCGCCTCATCGTCGTCGAGGTATACAGTGGTCCAAAGACGATCGGCCGGAATTTTCAGCCGTTGAGTTACAAATTCCCAGGCGAAGTCGATGGCCTCTTTTTTAAAATAGTCACCGATCGAGAAATTCCCCAGCATCTCGAAAAAGGTCAGGTGCGACGCATCGCCGACGGAATCGATATCGGTGGTGCGGAAGCACTTCTGGCACGTGGTAAGGCGGGACGCCGGCGGCTTTTCCTTACCCAAAAAGTAAGGTTTGAACTGCACCATGCCGGCTGTCGTCAGGAGCAGTGTCGGATCACCGTGGGGTATGAGTGACGATGACGGCAGTATCTTGTGGGCTTTTTCAGCGAAGTATTCAAGGAAAAGCGCGCGAAGCTGGTCACCGGTAAAAGGCATAGAATCAGCACCTATCGAAATCGTTTGGATTTAGATTGTAGGGGAGGGGTATGGGGATGTCAATTAAATGAAAGCCGTTCCACGTTTGGGATACATCCTGGATACAGGGCAGCCCGGCACAAGCGACCGGAAATGGGAACGTCTGGAAGCACGCCGTCCGCCGGCGGTTTGCAGGGCCAAAAATGAGGCGAGGTTAAGAGTTGTTTTGAAAAAATAAGTGGCAAAATCTGATGATAATTTTCAAAATACGTTCAAAACTCTGAATACTGGGGTATTGACAAGGTGTGGGAACGGGCTTATAATAAGCGAAAAGTTAGGGAATAATTAGGAAATAATAAGGGAGGTACTCAGTCTATGTGGTTGGTAATCGGTCTCGTCCTCGGCGCTCTCCTGATCTGGCTCGTCTCCTTCATGAAGAGCAAGGGCATGGCTTTCCGCTGGTATGAATGGATCATCGGCATAATCGGTCTGGCCCTGCTTCTCTTCACCATCCAGAACTACTTCGGTTCTCAGGCTGAACTCGAACCCAAGGCCGCCAACATGTTCCTGCTGGTAACCGGTCTGCCGGCCGTGATCTTCCTGGCCATCACTTGGCAGTTGGTCATCCGCCACAAGAAGACCGCCTAAGCTCAACAATTGAATATCGCAGTCACAGGGGGAGTCGAGAGACTCCCCCTTCTTGTTGTCCAGAGTTGCCGAGGCCTGCCGGCAGGAACCTATGTCAAAACTGGCGTTAAAGGAGCTCCGCTGGCAAGTTCGGCCACCAGCAAATCCAGGGCGAGTTCCTCATCCATGCGACCGGTCTTAGCGGCCAGATCGGCTTCGAGAAGCCGGCTATAAACATCTTTTAATCGGCTCATAGTGAAACGCGCCGCCTGGTCCTGGGTCTTCTTCCACACGAAATCAGCCAGGAGTCCCAGCTTTCTCCGGATTTCGAGATCTTTGCTGCCACGGCTTTTTAATTCTTTGTACTGGATAACCAGACGCAACTGCCGGGACAACATCGACAGCACGTAACTCGCCGACAGGCCTTTCACCTTGAGATTTTCGAGGGTTTCGGTTGCTGTTTTCAAACGCGTTTCGAAGATGGCATCGACGAGAGCGAAGATGTTCGACTCACCGGCGTAGCCGACCAAGGTCTTAACGTCGTTGTCGGTGATCGGGCGGCCGGCGGCGAACAGCACCAGTTTTTCGATCTCGCCGGCGACAGCCCACAAATCGGCGCCAACGTATTGGACCAGCAGGTTGATGGCCATTGGGGTAATGGCGCCCCCGGCGTCCATGACCCGGCGCCCGATCCATTCTTTCAACCTGGGCTTGTCGAGCATCGGGAATTCGTGTACTTCGACCTTGTCAGCGAGATACTTGAACAGCGGATTGTTCCGCGAAAGCTCGGTTTCGATCAGGATGATGGCGGTGGAAGGCGGCGAATTGGTGATGGCGCTGGCAAAAACTTCCGGGTCGTCGATCTTCGAGGCTTTTTTGAGCGTCCCGTCGCCGGCAGAGAAACGGGCCAGCAAGCCGGTGACCACCACGAGCCGGCACGGCGTGAGGAAGGGTAGGGCGTCGACGGTAAGCTTGAATTCTCCCGGCTTGAGTTTCGCTCCTTCGAAAACGCTGGTGGCAGAAGCTAGGACGGCGGGGTCGCCGAGCGACGCCTTGATCGAGGCGAGCTTAAGCTTCAAAGAAAAATCGTCAGGCCCGGCCAGTAGATAACGCAATGCGGCTCCTTGACGGAAAGTGGCTTCATTTTAACACACCGGCAGACGCTATCAACGCAGCGCCAACGGAAGAAAAACGGCAGACGGCGAAATCATCGGTGGAAAGAGCCCAACCAGCCCCGGGTCATTTGCCCGAGAATATTTGGCGCAGTTCTTCCTCGGCGTCGGTCGGAGTCACGGCGATGATCTGATCGCCGGGTTTGAACACCGTATCGCCGCGCGGGACAAAAGGCTTTTCCCCGTTACGTATGACCAGCCCCAACACCGCTTTGTTGGGCAACAGCAGTTCGTTAAGCGCTTTGCCCACTGCGGCGGAGCCGGACGCGGCGCGAATTTCCAGTATCTCCATCTCCCGGTTGTCACCGGTAAGGCAGAAGAGATGCGTCAGCGGGTGCGACGGGACCTCGTGCTCGATGCGCTCCAGGATGATATTGGTGGAGTTGACGGTGACATCAACGCCCAGTTGCTTGAAGATCTGTTCGTTCCGGGGCACCCGGACGCGGGCGATGGTGCGGGGCACGTTGAAGCGGTATTTGGCAACCTGACAGGCGACCAGGTTGTCCTCATCCTCGCCGGTGGTGGCGATAAGGAGATCAGCTCTGCCCGTGCCCGCCTCCGCCTGGATGGCTGTTTCACAGGCGTCGCCGCGGAGGCAGATGCTGCCCAGTTCCTTGTTGATCTTCTCGCACACGTCGGCGTTTTTCTCGATGAGGAGCGTCTCATGGCCTTCGCCGAGAAGAGCCTTGGTCAGTGAATAACCTAACCGGCCGCCGCCGACGATAATTATGTACATTTAGCTCTCCAGCTTCTCTTTGAGCATTTCGGCAAGGACGGTGGTGGGGCTGATGGCCTCCAGGCCGAGGACGGAATAAAGGTCCCGGCGCATAGGGTCGTAAATGCGGCAGACGACCTTTTTGACATTGAAA
This is a stretch of genomic DNA from Dehalogenimonas etheniformans. It encodes these proteins:
- a CDS encoding iron-containing alcohol dehydrogenase, with product MSVTEFNLPTRLIFGEGTFARLGDEAAKFGRRAMIVSGQKTMRRLGLLDKAADMLESAGLEVILFDKVEPNPRASTIDQGAAIARGEKIDVVIALGGGSAMDASKGVALASAGDKSIWHYITTRDNPPGKVPSLIMVPTVSASGSEVNSAAVITNWTTHQKSVVSRSSLLPKIAIVDPELTSSLPLAPTLAGGVDIFCHAVEPYITASHPEPLNDGWREAMLRTVVKYLPIVKADLRNREARRALAWASTMACSSFASLGGGDGSMTLHGIEHPLSGLYDIPHGEGLVALLPAWLADLSRERADRICLLGERVFGASDGQKAVEDWLKNIGMRLRLENLGVSKDRFSDLARLAKVSSPWIKNNPTPLEQEDIERIYRMAW
- the tgt gene encoding tRNA guanosine(34) transglycosylase Tgt, with protein sequence MTEFSFLLEKSGAARAGILTTPHAAVETPCFMPVGSQATVKTLTPDEIKDLGYQLILANNYHLYLRPGTDVIARYGGVHKFMGWDGALLTDSGGYQVFSLSPLRKMSDEGVTFRSHLDGSEHFFSPELAIKYQEIFGADIIMALDECPPVEASREVIESAVKRTQAWAGRCKTAKTRPDQALFPIVQGGLHADLRRRSAEGLIDADFPGYAIGGLAIGESKDQTVEITAATSDVLPVDKPRYLMGVGSPEDIVRGVEVGIDMFDSALPTRVARNGALFTRAGRIDIANARYEGERNPIEIDCSCYTCCNFSAGYIHHLFRTKELLAYRLATIHNLFFMNKLMANIRQAILEERYADFSRTFLSDYKPTDEAVRLSQKRQWLKDRNQPQGHGI
- a CDS encoding HPP family protein; amino-acid sequence: MEILDPHFKKNPWAYIVQSILALATFFVVLLFVEKVTQVVIVAALGASTFIVFSMPHTMTARPRRLIGGHTVGLISGTVSHLLFVDSLSVNINESTVLLALTFACAIALSMFLMAVTNTEHPPAAATSIGLLLAGLSWAPILFVLLFAGLLSIIHYVLRRYLINLF
- the ruvX gene encoding Holliday junction resolvase RuvX codes for the protein MLERIIGLDVGDKWLGVALSDPMGIIARPLVVLERRDEVSDAETVAKLVNEYRAGKVVIGLPRLLTGHIGSQAEHVQHFAGRIASMTDVPVLFQDERFSTADAQEIMKANRKKKKTFFKERDDAVAAAVILQDFLDENRPASGV
- the alaS gene encoding alanine--tRNA ligase; the encoded protein is MPFTGDQLRALFLEYFAEKAHKILPSSSLIPHGDPTLLLTTAGMVQFKPYFLGKEKPPASRLTTCQKCFRTTDIDSVGDASHLTFFEMLGNFSIGDYFKKEAIDFAWEFVTQRLKIPADRLWTTVYLDDDEAVKFWQAKGVQDNRIVRLGEKDNFWGPAGDSGPCGPCSEIHYDFGEGVGCRQPDCGPACKCGRFCEIWNLVFVQFDQDKSGSRIPLKNPSIDTGMGLERLTTIMQGKSGVYQTDRFDYLLDKVATVSGKKYGSSPEIDRAMRIVAEHSRSITFLIADGVIPSNEGRGYVLRRLLRRTALFGRNLGLDKPFMVPLVETVIERMSPVYPELAARRNFITELVAREESRFAETLITGMRLLEEMMVSEAALLRRKITGEQAFKLYDTYGFPLDLTSEISSAAGFEVDAEGFNYEMSQQKEKARASHKFELSKEAHARHSFSTTCFTGYDTLSQYATVDGILKNNSSADVIREGEEGGLILDKTAFYAEMGGQVGDIGEITSGESSFIVTNTVALSPGVVLHQGYLSRGEIKIGDEALARVDVPRRYDIARNHTATHLLQAALREVLGQHVQQRGSVVDPDRLRFDFSHLKAVSAEEIASVEDIINEHIRENHPVAAVETSYQQALKTGVTALFGEKYGETVRVLSIGADQQLSAELCGGTHIKTTGEIGFFKIVAESSVGAGLRRIEAVTGRGAEAFVRQQVKLLNDKTRDLQTEIENGKSQVDVFKKELARKDALSLLSAARPIKGGKLLVAAVGEADIDTLRDMADILRDRLAPALIVLGSTYSDKPVFLCVVAPELVSVGYHAGSIIKRLSEIAGGGGGGRPNLAQGGGRDATKLAAALDAVNEFIK
- a CDS encoding dehalogenase, with amino-acid sequence MWLVIGLVLGALLIWLVSFMKSKGMAFRWYEWIIGIIGLALLLFTIQNYFGSQAELEPKAANMFLLVTGLPAVIFLAITWQLVIRHKKTA
- the holA gene encoding DNA polymerase III subunit delta, with the translated sequence MRYLLAGPDDFSLKLKLASIKASLGDPAVLASATSVFEGAKLKPGEFKLTVDALPFLTPCRLVVVTGLLARFSAGDGTLKKASKIDDPEVFASAITNSPPSTAIILIETELSRNNPLFKYLADKVEVHEFPMLDKPRLKEWIGRRVMDAGGAITPMAINLLVQYVGADLWAVAGEIEKLVLFAAGRPITDNDVKTLVGYAGESNIFALVDAIFETRLKTATETLENLKVKGLSASYVLSMLSRQLRLVIQYKELKSRGSKDLEIRRKLGLLADFVWKKTQDQAARFTMSRLKDVYSRLLEADLAAKTGRMDEELALDLLVAELASGAPLTPVLT
- a CDS encoding potassium channel family protein, translated to MYIIIVGGGRLGYSLTKALLGEGHETLLIEKNADVCEKINKELGSICLRGDACETAIQAEAGTGRADLLIATTGEDEDNLVACQVAKYRFNVPRTIARVRVPRNEQIFKQLGVDVTVNSTNIILERIEHEVPSHPLTHLFCLTGDNREMEILEIRAASGSAAVGKALNELLLPNKAVLGLVIRNGEKPFVPRGDTVFKPGDQIIAVTPTDAEEELRQIFSGK